The Paracholeplasma brassicae genome includes the window ATTTTAGCAAGCAGAAGTAGAGATTAAATCAAAGATAAAAGAAGTAGTAAATCTATGTAATTGAAGTGCCAAGAGAACATACGGTTGGTGAGAGTATGAGACTTCAATGGATTGAATTCATCTTTTTAGAGGTGTTAATCACACCCGCAGACGCTGCGTTAAAGCATTCAAGTGCTAAGTAATCATACTTAGAACTAAGGTGGTACCGCGATTAGTCGTCCTTAGATTTTTAAATCTAGGGACTTTTTTTATGAAAAATGGAGGATAAAATGAAAGAACAATTAGTTGAAATCAAACAAAAGATTGAACAACAAATCAATCAGATTCAAGACTTAAACGACTTACAACTGCTTCGTTCAAGTGCGCTTGGTAAAAAAAGCGAATTACAAGGCTTGATGATTCATTTAAAAGACTTACCAAATGACGAAAAACCAATGGTGGGAAAATTAATCAATGAAACCAAACAAGCACTAGAACTCATCTTTGATGAGCGTAAAGGCGTATTAGAAGAAAAAGCGTTAAATGAAAAACTTGAAAAAGAACAAGTCGATGTGACACTGCCTGGTTTAAAGTTAGTCACTGGGTCAACACACTTACTTACCCAAGTTCAAGAAGACATTGAGCAATTCTTTATTGGGTTAGGTTATGAAATCAAAGACGGACCAGAAGTGGAATCCGATCACTATAACTTTGAAATGTTAAACTTAGAAAAAGACCATCCGGCTAGAGCGATGCAAGACTCGTTCTACATTGACGTTAACCGTTTGTTAAGAACGCACACCTCACCTGTTCAAGCAAGAACGATGCTTGAGTCAGAGGGGAAAAACATCAAAATCATTTGCCCAGGCAAGGTCTACAGAAGAGACGATGACGACCAAACACACAGCCATCAATTCATGCAAATTGAAGGTTTAGTGATTGGAGAGTCAGTTTCATTTGCGGATTTAAAAGGCACGCTTTTAGCAGTCATTAGACATTTCTTTGGCAGTGAACGTACAATTCGTTTGAGACCGTCTTATTTTCCATTTACTGAACCTTCAGTTGAAGTCGATGTCTTCTCAGAAGATGGTCGCTTCATTGAAGTTTTAGGGGCTGGTATGGTTCATCCAAATGTTCTTAAAATGGGTGGATATGACCCGCAAAAAGTTCAAGGGTTTGCCTTTGGCATTGGGATTGAACGCTTGGCAATTTTAAAATACGCCGTTGATGACATTAGACAATTCTACACCAACGACGTTCGTTTCTTAAATCAATTTAAAGGAGGCTTGGAAAAATGAAAATAGCCACAAATTTGTTAAAAAACTTCATTAATCCAGTACCTGAAAACTTATATGAATTAACCAATCAGTACATCACTGAAGTAGAGTCTTACCAAACGTGGGTGAGTGCTAAAGGCATTGTTACAGGTAAGGTCCTGACGTGTGTCGATCATGAAAATAGCGATCATCTTCACGTGACAACCGTTGATTTT containing:
- the pheS gene encoding phenylalanine--tRNA ligase subunit alpha; the encoded protein is MKEQLVEIKQKIEQQINQIQDLNDLQLLRSSALGKKSELQGLMIHLKDLPNDEKPMVGKLINETKQALELIFDERKGVLEEKALNEKLEKEQVDVTLPGLKLVTGSTHLLTQVQEDIEQFFIGLGYEIKDGPEVESDHYNFEMLNLEKDHPARAMQDSFYIDVNRLLRTHTSPVQARTMLESEGKNIKIICPGKVYRRDDDDQTHSHQFMQIEGLVIGESVSFADLKGTLLAVIRHFFGSERTIRLRPSYFPFTEPSVEVDVFSEDGRFIEVLGAGMVHPNVLKMGGYDPQKVQGFAFGIGIERLAILKYAVDDIRQFYTNDVRFLNQFKGGLEK